The Xanthomonas indica genome has a segment encoding these proteins:
- a CDS encoding GDP-mannose 4,6-dehydratase, translating to MTSRLLVTGASGFVGGHLLAAVKAGDFGSEVQPIAWPSGKDLRDELAVAAFVSESGPTDVIHLAAQSFVPRAIAQPKETYEINVIGTLNLLEALSASGFKGRFLYVSSGDVYGRVALDSLPVDHVTVPCPGNPYASSKLAAEELCLQWGRRTGRDVLIARPFNHIGPGQSADFVVSSLAHQVVAIKQGRQSPVIDVGDIEATRDFTDVRDVVAAYAAILASGRPQRRYLVGSGVERTVAQVLQHMQSLAGTAAEVRVDPARLRPSDQRRMVADATQTTLDTGWRPKIEFDQTLNDILTSVRNK from the coding sequence ATGACGTCGCGCCTCCTCGTCACCGGAGCTAGCGGCTTCGTGGGGGGGCACCTGCTGGCTGCTGTTAAGGCAGGTGACTTCGGGAGTGAAGTGCAGCCGATCGCATGGCCAAGCGGCAAGGACCTGCGCGACGAGCTGGCGGTTGCCGCTTTCGTTTCCGAATCCGGACCGACCGATGTCATCCATCTGGCGGCGCAGAGTTTTGTGCCTCGGGCCATCGCCCAGCCGAAGGAGACGTACGAGATCAATGTCATCGGGACGCTGAACCTCCTTGAGGCATTGTCGGCCAGCGGCTTCAAGGGGCGTTTTCTCTATGTAAGCTCCGGCGACGTCTATGGTCGCGTGGCTCTCGATTCGCTGCCTGTCGACCATGTGACTGTTCCATGTCCCGGCAATCCTTACGCATCCAGCAAGCTCGCCGCCGAGGAGCTTTGCCTGCAGTGGGGCAGGCGCACTGGTCGCGATGTGTTGATCGCGCGCCCGTTTAACCACATTGGTCCGGGTCAGAGCGCCGACTTCGTTGTATCCTCGTTGGCCCACCAGGTCGTAGCGATCAAGCAAGGAAGGCAGTCTCCGGTGATCGACGTGGGCGACATCGAGGCAACTCGTGATTTCACCGATGTGCGTGATGTAGTCGCCGCCTATGCCGCGATTCTCGCGTCCGGTCGCCCGCAGCGTCGCTATCTAGTCGGGTCAGGCGTGGAGCGCACTGTCGCCCAAGTCCTGCAGCACATGCAGAGCCTGGCGGGCACCGCGGCTGAAGTGCGTGTCGATCCGGCTCGACTGCGACCATCCGATCAGAGGCGGATGGTGGCTGATGCAACGCAGACAACCCTGGATACGGGTTGGCGTCCGAAGATTGAATTTGATCAGACCTTGAACGACATCCTGACATCAGTGAGAAACAAATGA
- a CDS encoding GDP-mannose 4,6-dehydratase — translation MSKKSALITGITGQDGAYLSKLLLEKGYEVYGILARRSSDTLWRLRELGVEQQVKLIDGDISDLASLIRAMQISQAREVYNLGAQSFVGSSWQQPILTAQVDGVGVFNVLEAVRITNPDARFYQASTSEMFGLIQAEKQDEKTPFYPRSPYGVAKLMGHWATVNYRESHGMHASSGILFNHESPLRGIEFVTRKVTDAVASIKLGKQKELRLGNIDAKRDWGFAGDYVEAMWLMLQQDQADDYVIATGVTTSVRDMCEIAFAHVGMNYRDYVVIDEKFMRPAEVDVLLGNPAKAQSKLGWHPKTSLQELISSMVDAGLRRLKD, via the coding sequence ATGAGCAAAAAATCCGCGTTGATTACCGGCATCACCGGCCAGGACGGTGCATACCTTTCCAAGCTGCTTCTTGAGAAGGGATACGAGGTGTATGGCATCCTTGCGCGCCGTAGCAGTGACACGCTTTGGCGCCTGCGTGAGCTTGGTGTTGAGCAACAGGTCAAGTTGATCGATGGTGATATCTCGGATCTCGCTTCATTGATTCGTGCGATGCAGATTTCGCAAGCGCGAGAGGTCTATAACCTTGGTGCGCAGAGCTTTGTGGGCAGTTCCTGGCAGCAGCCGATCCTGACCGCACAGGTCGATGGTGTGGGTGTGTTCAATGTTCTCGAGGCTGTGCGCATCACCAACCCCGACGCGCGCTTCTACCAGGCCTCGACCAGCGAGATGTTCGGCTTGATCCAGGCTGAGAAGCAGGACGAGAAAACGCCGTTTTATCCTCGCAGTCCTTACGGTGTTGCCAAGCTGATGGGGCACTGGGCTACGGTCAACTACCGTGAAAGCCATGGGATGCATGCTTCCAGCGGCATTCTGTTCAATCACGAATCGCCGCTACGCGGCATCGAGTTCGTTACCCGCAAGGTGACTGACGCGGTGGCGAGCATCAAGTTGGGCAAACAGAAGGAGTTGCGTCTAGGCAATATCGATGCGAAGCGCGACTGGGGTTTCGCGGGCGATTACGTTGAGGCGATGTGGTTGATGCTGCAGCAAGATCAGGCTGACGACTATGTCATCGCTACTGGAGTAACTACCAGTGTTCGCGACATGTGCGAGATTGCTTTCGCCCATGTCGGTATGAACTATCGCGACTATGTCGTCATCGACGAGAAGTTCATGCGTCCTGCTGAAGTCGATGTCCTGTTGGGCAACCCGGCTAAAGCACAGAGCAAGCTAGGCTGGCATCCGAAGACCAGCCTGCAGGAACTGATTAGCTCGATGGTAGATGCAGGGCTGCGTCGTCTGAAGGATTGA
- a CDS encoding glycosyltransferase family 2 protein: protein MSVPPPSVVAMVIPCYRVKRHIQSVVAAVGPEVHVIYCVDDACPEGSGDFIESHISDPRVRVLRHSVNQGVGGAVMTGYRRAISDGAAVAVKIDGDGQMDPALLPQFIAPILRGEADYTKGNRFWDLRQIKQMPLLRRIGNLGLSFMSKASTGYWDLFDPTNGYTAISSSVASHLPMDQISKRYFFETDILFRLNTMRAVVVDIPMDARYGDEESGLKVSKILGEFAFKHIRNTFKRIVYNYFLRDLSVASFELVAALALLFLAFTFGGWHWWQSAHHGIATPLGTVMIATVAAVSGLQFLLAFLGYDIASIPRRALTGLLAPRQRPE from the coding sequence ATGAGTGTGCCGCCTCCGTCCGTTGTTGCCATGGTCATTCCCTGTTATCGGGTGAAGCGCCATATTCAGTCCGTTGTTGCCGCGGTGGGGCCTGAGGTTCATGTCATCTACTGCGTGGACGATGCTTGTCCAGAGGGAAGCGGCGACTTCATTGAGTCGCACATCAGCGATCCACGGGTGCGGGTGCTGCGCCATTCTGTCAACCAAGGGGTCGGTGGAGCGGTGATGACCGGCTATCGGCGAGCAATCTCCGATGGTGCTGCTGTTGCCGTAAAGATCGATGGGGACGGGCAGATGGATCCTGCACTTCTGCCGCAGTTCATTGCGCCCATTCTTCGTGGGGAAGCGGACTACACGAAGGGCAACCGCTTTTGGGATTTGCGGCAGATCAAGCAGATGCCATTGCTGCGCCGGATCGGCAACCTGGGTCTCAGTTTCATGTCCAAGGCATCGACGGGTTACTGGGATCTGTTTGATCCAACTAACGGTTATACGGCGATCAGTTCATCTGTCGCCAGTCATTTGCCCATGGATCAGATCAGCAAGCGCTACTTCTTTGAAACTGACATCCTGTTTCGGCTCAATACGATGCGCGCCGTGGTGGTCGATATTCCGATGGATGCCAGATACGGTGATGAAGAAAGCGGGCTAAAGGTCAGTAAGATTCTGGGCGAGTTTGCGTTCAAGCACATCCGTAATACTTTCAAGCGCATTGTTTATAACTATTTCCTGCGAGATCTCTCGGTGGCGTCGTTCGAGCTGGTGGCGGCATTGGCCTTGCTCTTTTTGGCTTTCACATTTGGCGGATGGCATTGGTGGCAATCGGCGCACCATGGTATCGCTACTCCGCTCGGGACGGTGATGATTGCGACCGTTGCAGCGGTCTCAGGTCTGCAGTTCCTGCTCGCGTTCTTGGGCTACGACATTGCCTCAATTCCACGCCGTGCCCTGACCGGCTTGTTGGCGCCGCGCCAGCGCCCAGAGTAA
- a CDS encoding glycosyltransferase, which translates to MSTEKDTSSSAAGLPMASRPVSVVILTWNGLEYTKPCLASVLRNTNANEVEVIVVDNGSTDGTIDYLKKVPGISTIFNGENLGFVRGNNAALRLIERDRDVILLNNDTEIDDPLWISKLQSTAYGHAGAGVVGCRIRRLDADDFQHAGTYMPDRSYWGQQLGSGEKDINQYGFDQDVEGVVFACVYIRREVMDAVGFLDEDFFSYYEDTDYCLKARAAGFRVINCGTLTVRHREHGSTSVNKVNLNDMFLKSKETFLGKWKDVLDARYKYQVNLHSTFFRPVGYAMTARQIALGLDGAGVSVSYEYLYGPGTVFPVDEARTQSTGVYMLEMIKQRPIVEDGVPHLVYGQADAFGKVTSGYRIGYTMLETTGIPVEWVEGCNSVDEVWVPTEFNKWTFQRCGVKVPVNVMPLALIDTNYFNPRIRSERIEGVYTFLSVFEWGERKSPEILLRAFNRAFRRADPVVLICKYSNHDPGVDPEAVIRGLKLDPEGGRVVYSVNESVPYYQIAQLYRSADCFVLPTRGEGWGMPLLEAMACGVPVIASYWSAQQAFMDEDNSYPLQVSLVPAEAKCPYYTGFKWALPDEEHLVHLLRRAFENQEESRAKGDQAAQDVFNHWSLKHSAKRMHARIADIVDGTHNAERSQVKMRPRIAIDASRAVVGEVSGVGRYVATLVKGISAYQAEYGREHDYLLLPGFGDFVHPDYAPGRSNALTTLRGSGMTTYRGPLPAYRDEDHFVPGMDLVYCSGNVYPQGLGTAAVMVVYDTTFLSHPQFHTEENVRLCSSNFDRAVKEGAKFVAISESSRRDFIRHYGVAEERIVTIHCAVDDELFKPASLVQRRSVQQRYDLPEKYFLYVGSIEPRKNLKTLLKAMLSYKGEEKLVVVGASGWKNEDLRKLMAAANGRVQTLGYVPLEDLPALYSQARAFIYPSLYEGFGLPVVESMACGTMVITSDNSSLREIGLGASHLLKNPEDPAEMLEALSRASTDDSYVAEMVAAGRERARRFTVQRQAKAHAAYFENLLSGGRV; encoded by the coding sequence ATGAGTACTGAAAAAGACACAAGCTCAAGCGCCGCAGGTCTTCCAATGGCGTCGCGCCCGGTTTCGGTCGTGATCTTGACCTGGAATGGACTGGAATATACCAAGCCGTGCCTTGCGAGCGTTCTGCGTAATACCAATGCGAATGAAGTGGAAGTCATTGTCGTGGACAACGGCAGTACCGACGGTACCATTGATTATCTGAAGAAGGTCCCGGGAATTTCCACCATCTTCAATGGTGAGAACCTTGGGTTCGTGCGAGGGAACAATGCGGCCTTGCGCTTGATCGAGCGTGACCGCGACGTAATATTGTTGAACAACGACACCGAGATCGATGATCCTCTCTGGATCAGCAAGCTGCAGTCAACGGCGTATGGCCATGCTGGCGCTGGCGTCGTTGGTTGTCGCATTCGTCGCCTCGATGCGGATGACTTTCAGCATGCTGGCACTTACATGCCTGACCGCAGCTATTGGGGGCAGCAGTTAGGGTCGGGCGAGAAAGATATCAATCAGTACGGCTTCGACCAAGACGTTGAGGGCGTGGTCTTCGCGTGTGTTTACATTCGTCGGGAGGTCATGGATGCAGTTGGGTTCCTGGATGAAGACTTTTTTTCTTATTACGAAGATACCGACTATTGCCTCAAGGCGCGGGCAGCGGGCTTTCGGGTCATCAATTGCGGAACGCTGACGGTTCGTCACCGTGAGCATGGCTCGACCTCTGTCAACAAGGTCAATCTCAACGACATGTTTCTTAAGTCCAAGGAGACGTTCCTTGGCAAATGGAAGGATGTGCTAGACGCTCGGTACAAGTACCAGGTCAACTTGCACTCTACTTTTTTCCGTCCAGTCGGTTATGCCATGACCGCGCGGCAAATTGCGTTGGGGTTGGATGGCGCTGGCGTGTCTGTGTCTTACGAGTATCTTTACGGTCCGGGGACTGTTTTTCCTGTCGATGAGGCGAGGACGCAGAGTACCGGCGTCTACATGCTGGAAATGATCAAGCAGCGTCCGATCGTCGAAGATGGCGTGCCTCATCTGGTATATGGTCAGGCGGATGCGTTCGGCAAGGTGACCAGTGGATACCGCATCGGTTACACCATGCTGGAGACGACGGGTATCCCCGTCGAATGGGTGGAGGGATGCAATTCTGTCGATGAAGTTTGGGTGCCCACCGAGTTCAATAAATGGACCTTCCAGCGCTGTGGCGTCAAGGTGCCTGTGAACGTGATGCCGCTTGCTCTGATCGACACCAACTATTTTAATCCGCGGATTAGAAGTGAGCGGATTGAAGGGGTCTATACTTTCTTGTCGGTGTTCGAGTGGGGTGAACGTAAGTCTCCCGAGATCCTTCTGCGAGCATTCAATCGCGCTTTCCGTCGCGCCGATCCGGTTGTGTTGATCTGCAAGTACTCCAATCATGATCCGGGCGTGGACCCAGAGGCTGTTATACGCGGTCTGAAACTTGATCCTGAAGGGGGGCGTGTTGTCTATTCGGTGAACGAGTCGGTTCCCTACTATCAAATCGCGCAACTCTATCGATCCGCTGATTGCTTCGTGCTTCCGACACGCGGTGAAGGTTGGGGAATGCCCTTGCTGGAGGCGATGGCATGCGGAGTTCCGGTAATCGCCAGTTACTGGAGTGCGCAGCAGGCATTCATGGACGAGGATAACAGCTACCCATTACAGGTTTCGCTGGTTCCCGCTGAAGCAAAGTGTCCTTACTACACTGGATTCAAATGGGCGCTGCCCGATGAGGAACACCTCGTCCACTTGTTGCGCCGCGCCTTTGAAAATCAGGAGGAGTCGCGTGCCAAGGGCGATCAGGCCGCTCAGGACGTATTCAACCACTGGTCGCTGAAGCATTCCGCAAAACGTATGCATGCTCGTATTGCCGATATTGTCGACGGTACGCACAATGCGGAGCGGAGTCAGGTCAAGATGCGCCCCAGGATCGCTATCGACGCGTCGCGCGCTGTCGTGGGCGAGGTTTCAGGTGTCGGTCGCTATGTGGCAACGCTGGTCAAGGGAATATCTGCCTATCAGGCGGAATATGGACGAGAGCATGATTATTTGCTGCTACCGGGATTTGGTGACTTCGTTCATCCTGACTACGCGCCAGGGCGCAGCAATGCCCTGACCACCTTGCGTGGCAGTGGCATGACGACGTACCGGGGGCCACTGCCTGCTTATCGCGACGAGGACCATTTCGTACCTGGCATGGACTTGGTGTATTGCTCCGGAAACGTGTATCCGCAGGGCTTGGGGACGGCTGCGGTGATGGTGGTGTACGACACCACATTCCTGTCTCATCCGCAGTTTCATACTGAGGAAAACGTCCGGCTCTGTTCAAGTAATTTTGATCGTGCGGTGAAGGAAGGTGCCAAGTTCGTAGCTATTTCTGAAAGTAGTCGTAGGGACTTTATTCGCCATTATGGAGTTGCCGAGGAGCGCATCGTAACGATCCATTGCGCTGTTGATGACGAACTGTTCAAGCCAGCGTCGCTTGTCCAGCGGCGAAGCGTGCAGCAACGCTATGATCTTCCTGAAAAGTACTTCCTGTATGTGGGTAGCATCGAGCCGCGCAAGAATCTCAAGACCCTCCTGAAGGCAATGCTGTCCTATAAGGGAGAAGAGAAGCTCGTGGTGGTAGGGGCTTCCGGTTGGAAGAACGAAGACCTGCGAAAATTGATGGCGGCAGCAAATGGACGTGTGCAGACCTTGGGTTATGTTCCGCTTGAGGACCTTCCCGCGCTTTACAGTCAAGCGAGGGCCTTTATCTATCCCTCGTTGTACGAAGGCTTTGGCCTGCCGGTGGTCGAGTCGATGGCTTGCGGTACCATGGTGATCACGTCGGATAACAGTTCGCTGCGTGAGATCGGCCTCGGCGCCAGCCATCTGCTGAAAAATCCCGAAGATCCAGCGGAGATGCTTGAAGCGCTCAGCCGCGCGTCGACCGACGATTCCTATGTCGCCGAAATGGTAGCGGCTGGTCGCGAACGAGCAAGGCGGTTTACAGTTCAGCGCCAGGCGAAGGCACACGCCGCCTATTTCGAGAACCTACTGAGTGGAGGTCGAGTATGA
- a CDS encoding GtrA family protein, with translation MSPLPAMARSPRLLRLRDKWGPLLAQMAKFGFVGGIQLAIDWMLFVALTWGGAPLIAANLVGRVGGAVFGFWLNGKYTFGSGESVAALSRTQAVRFALTWVVMSILSSALVWVVGRYAGMGWAWTAKPAGDVLLALASFFISKHWIYR, from the coding sequence ATGAGTCCGCTGCCTGCAATGGCACGATCGCCACGGTTGCTGCGTCTTCGTGACAAGTGGGGTCCCCTGCTCGCGCAGATGGCAAAATTCGGGTTCGTTGGCGGTATCCAGTTGGCGATCGACTGGATGCTGTTCGTCGCGCTCACCTGGGGCGGAGCGCCGCTGATTGCCGCCAATCTCGTTGGTCGTGTCGGTGGCGCTGTGTTCGGCTTTTGGTTAAATGGAAAGTACACCTTCGGCAGTGGTGAAAGTGTTGCTGCCCTGAGCCGGACTCAGGCAGTGCGGTTCGCTCTGACCTGGGTGGTCATGAGCATCTTGAGTTCTGCGCTAGTGTGGGTGGTGGGGCGTTACGCGGGAATGGGTTGGGCGTGGACCGCCAAGCCTGCCGGTGATGTCTTGCTGGCGCTGGCGAGTTTCTTCATTTCTAAGCATTGGATCTATCGATGA
- a CDS encoding electron transfer flavoprotein subunit beta/FixA family protein, with translation MKILVAYKRVVDYNVRIQVKPDGSGVVTEGVKLSANPFDEIALEEALRLRDAGIASEVVVATIAPADAAAHLRNGLAMGANRAIHVVADAAIQPLTAARTLLKLVEQEQPDLVILGKQAIDDDANQTGQMLATLWGRPQATFAGKLVVADGKATVTREVDAGLETLEVDLPAVVTTDLRLNEPRFIKLPDIMKAKSKPLQTLAFADLGVEANDSLTTTHYAPPAKRSRGVMVKDAAELVAALKNKGLL, from the coding sequence ATGAAAATCCTCGTCGCCTACAAGCGCGTGGTGGACTACAACGTCCGCATCCAGGTCAAGCCGGACGGCTCCGGCGTGGTCACCGAGGGCGTCAAGCTCTCCGCCAACCCGTTCGACGAAATCGCCCTGGAAGAGGCGCTGCGCCTGCGCGACGCCGGCATCGCCAGCGAGGTGGTGGTCGCCACCATCGCCCCGGCCGACGCCGCCGCGCACCTGCGCAACGGCCTGGCAATGGGCGCCAACCGCGCCATCCACGTGGTCGCCGATGCGGCGATCCAGCCGCTGACCGCCGCGCGCACCCTGCTCAAGCTGGTCGAGCAGGAGCAGCCGGACCTGGTGATCCTCGGCAAGCAGGCCATCGACGACGACGCCAACCAGACCGGGCAGATGCTGGCCACGCTGTGGGGCCGGCCGCAGGCGACCTTCGCCGGCAAGCTGGTGGTGGCCGACGGCAAGGCCACGGTGACCCGCGAGGTCGACGCCGGCCTGGAGACCCTGGAAGTGGATCTGCCGGCGGTGGTCACCACCGACCTGCGCCTGAACGAGCCGCGCTTCATCAAGCTGCCGGACATCATGAAGGCCAAGAGCAAGCCGCTGCAGACGCTGGCCTTCGCCGACCTGGGCGTGGAGGCCAACGACAGCCTCACCACCACCCACTACGCCCCGCCGGCCAAGCGCAGCCGCGGCGTGATGGTCAAGGATGCCGCCGAACTGGTGGCCGCACTGAAGAACAAGGGGTTGCTGTAA
- a CDS encoding glycosyltransferase family 39 protein yields MRSNVGEQGGMGMWQQRWSRPRPIQVVVALIVSALLLICWNAFQADPRYATQLQAEAIHTDGFGEDGSGFRATGAGRSHMLMGQFKLEPGQRYGFSFSVDASPGGPADIVVDLFGPGYDNPAQERSFGTQPGQASLHWADTMDVGENVPDTVFLRIFYDGPAGLHVSDIRVVQVPKWRIWVGYLLTVILLAAIVMFAALVARWTYEEVAAEEVRVPCSLLVALWLGCAFVRFMVVQMLPYWSGDEYLYKMIAAGIWAGGGRSGIPMPEQILHATNMPNMLYPYLIAPSFMAGDGFYTGIRLINALVVTAAIFPVYLMARRFIAGRLSLLVALAAVALPSIFISAYAATEVLYFPLYLWACWAGLRYLERPDSWAASLLFGFSIGMVLNVRLNGVTVLLALVATMAIVSLKERNLSRFITRPTWLLAVVASYVAFKLVSVSLASPATDGLGMYGNRLHGWRDTIISDLPGFAGLLLGHLTILAIPFSLSLAAGIGFLIAQRNHEMERVNWKATLFMLMATAAAIGMAIVFTIGIAPSDLGGLGRWHSRYYFSSFPLLLILMFKRRPKLDESVAAWGAYWAIIAVVMTAAVLFLMVLKFHLSPWFGSTVDSMEAQLYRSTRCWFVGLGLLLLLVAAMRDGVGRRALQLLLLGAWLLASNAATWRELSRSPGAFDARCSALAEEIIAHSPGGVAVVASGRRELVDNAFWLPYLPVAMRMLPNGGVVDAQALGQVRYVLADDRIEVTHATRIPDTGTCSIYKVN; encoded by the coding sequence ATGAGAAGCAACGTGGGTGAGCAAGGGGGAATGGGCATGTGGCAGCAGCGTTGGAGTCGGCCGCGCCCGATACAGGTAGTGGTTGCCCTCATTGTGTCGGCACTACTGTTGATCTGCTGGAACGCATTCCAGGCCGATCCTCGTTACGCTACGCAGTTGCAAGCCGAAGCCATTCATACGGATGGCTTCGGCGAGGACGGTTCCGGTTTCAGGGCAACCGGGGCTGGGCGCTCGCACATGCTGATGGGTCAGTTCAAGCTGGAGCCAGGGCAGCGCTACGGCTTCTCGTTCTCCGTGGATGCCTCGCCAGGAGGTCCGGCGGATATCGTTGTCGATCTATTCGGTCCTGGCTATGACAACCCGGCCCAGGAGCGAAGCTTCGGTACCCAGCCGGGGCAGGCATCGCTGCATTGGGCAGACACGATGGATGTCGGGGAGAATGTCCCGGATACCGTATTCCTGCGCATTTTCTACGATGGCCCTGCAGGGTTGCATGTCAGCGACATCCGCGTGGTGCAGGTTCCGAAGTGGAGAATCTGGGTCGGCTATCTACTGACCGTTATTCTGTTGGCTGCGATCGTTATGTTTGCTGCGCTGGTCGCACGCTGGACGTATGAGGAAGTTGCAGCCGAAGAAGTGCGCGTTCCATGCTCGTTGCTCGTTGCCTTGTGGCTGGGCTGCGCGTTTGTTCGGTTCATGGTTGTGCAGATGTTGCCGTATTGGTCCGGCGACGAGTATTTGTACAAGATGATCGCGGCTGGCATCTGGGCTGGAGGTGGTCGTTCTGGCATTCCCATGCCCGAACAGATCCTGCATGCGACCAATATGCCGAACATGCTGTACCCGTATCTGATCGCACCTAGCTTCATGGCGGGCGACGGGTTTTATACTGGTATAAGGTTGATCAACGCACTGGTGGTCACGGCGGCGATTTTCCCGGTCTACCTGATGGCGCGCCGTTTTATCGCTGGGCGTCTTAGTCTCTTGGTGGCGTTGGCAGCTGTCGCTTTGCCGAGTATTTTCATTTCCGCTTATGCCGCCACGGAGGTGTTGTACTTTCCTTTGTATCTCTGGGCCTGCTGGGCTGGCCTGAGATATCTGGAACGTCCTGACTCCTGGGCTGCTTCTCTGCTGTTCGGTTTTTCGATCGGAATGGTGCTCAACGTCAGGCTCAATGGCGTCACGGTGTTGCTGGCTTTGGTCGCAACGATGGCGATTGTTTCGTTAAAAGAACGTAATTTGTCCCGATTCATCACTCGTCCGACCTGGTTGCTGGCGGTGGTTGCCAGCTATGTCGCCTTCAAGTTGGTTTCGGTCAGCCTGGCTTCGCCCGCCACCGACGGACTGGGCATGTACGGAAATCGCCTGCATGGCTGGCGGGATACGATCATATCGGATCTGCCGGGCTTTGCTGGCCTGTTGCTCGGGCATTTGACCATTCTTGCAATTCCCTTCAGTCTGTCGTTGGCCGCTGGGATCGGATTCTTGATCGCGCAGCGGAATCATGAGATGGAGCGAGTCAACTGGAAGGCTACGCTTTTCATGTTGATGGCGACAGCCGCTGCGATAGGAATGGCGATAGTTTTCACAATCGGTATTGCGCCAAGCGATCTTGGTGGATTGGGTCGCTGGCATAGTCGCTATTACTTTTCTTCTTTTCCGCTGCTTTTGATTCTTATGTTCAAGAGGCGGCCTAAATTGGATGAGTCTGTCGCAGCTTGGGGCGCCTATTGGGCCATCATTGCGGTGGTGATGACCGCCGCTGTGCTATTCCTGATGGTCCTCAAGTTTCACCTCAGCCCTTGGTTTGGCTCGACGGTAGACAGCATGGAGGCCCAACTGTATCGCTCCACGCGTTGCTGGTTCGTTGGTCTGGGGCTGCTCCTCTTGCTGGTAGCCGCCATGCGCGACGGCGTTGGTCGGCGAGCGCTTCAGTTGCTGCTTCTGGGGGCCTGGCTTCTGGCGAGCAACGCAGCGACGTGGCGCGAGCTGAGCCGTAGTCCGGGTGCGTTCGATGCGCGCTGTAGTGCGCTTGCTGAAGAAATTATCGCGCACTCCCCCGGTGGAGTCGCCGTTGTCGCCAGTGGTCGTCGTGAGCTGGTCGATAATGCATTTTGGTTGCCGTATCTGCCTGTCGCAATGCGCATGTTGCCTAATGGTGGAGTGGTTGATGCTCAGGCATTGGGACAGGTCCGGTATGTCCTCGCCGATGATCGCATCGAGGTGACTCATGCAACCCGCATCCCTGACACCGGCACCTGCAGCATCTACAAAGTGAACTGA
- a CDS encoding electron transfer flavoprotein subunit alpha/FixB family protein, which translates to MAKILVVAEHLNGQLNAATAKCVSAAQALSAEAIDIVVLAADPAAVAAQAAQIAGVARVLTVANAANEHAIAQVLGPQIAALAAGYTHVFGPSTTFGKDLMPVVAALLGVNQISDLMAVDGDYAFKRPIYAGNAIISVQAPADQIVVATVRSASWPEAAQGGSAAVEAASVDATLPSHTRFLGLAAGKSDRPDLQSAKRVVSGGRGVGSAENFQIIYQLADKLGAAVGASRAAVDAGYVPNELQVGQTGKIISPELYVAVGISGAIQHLTGIKDAGTIVAINKDPESPIFEIADIGLVGDLFQLLPELSSALG; encoded by the coding sequence ATGGCCAAGATCCTCGTCGTCGCCGAACATCTCAACGGGCAGCTCAACGCCGCCACCGCCAAGTGCGTCAGCGCCGCGCAGGCGCTGTCGGCCGAGGCCATCGACATCGTGGTGCTGGCCGCCGATCCGGCCGCGGTGGCTGCCCAGGCCGCGCAGATCGCCGGCGTGGCCCGCGTCCTCACTGTCGCCAATGCCGCCAACGAACACGCCATCGCGCAGGTGCTGGGTCCGCAGATCGCTGCCCTGGCGGCAGGCTACACCCACGTGTTCGGCCCCTCCACCACGTTCGGCAAGGACCTGATGCCGGTGGTGGCCGCCCTGCTCGGCGTCAACCAGATCTCCGACCTGATGGCCGTGGACGGCGACTACGCGTTCAAGCGCCCGATCTACGCCGGCAACGCCATCATCAGCGTGCAGGCGCCGGCTGACCAGATCGTGGTCGCCACCGTGCGCAGCGCCTCCTGGCCGGAAGCGGCACAGGGCGGCAGCGCGGCGGTCGAAGCGGCCAGCGTGGACGCGACGTTGCCGAGCCACACCCGCTTCCTCGGCCTCGCCGCCGGCAAGTCCGACCGACCCGACCTGCAGAGCGCCAAGCGCGTGGTGTCCGGCGGCCGCGGCGTCGGCTCGGCGGAGAACTTTCAGATTATCTACCAACTCGCGGACAAGCTCGGCGCCGCGGTCGGCGCCTCGCGCGCGGCGGTCGACGCAGGGTACGTGCCCAATGAGCTGCAGGTCGGCCAGACCGGCAAGATCATCTCGCCGGAGTTGTACGTGGCAGTTGGCATTTCCGGCGCCATCCAGCACCTGACCGGCATCAAGGACGCCGGCACCATCGTCGCGATCAACAAGGACCCGGAATCGCCGATCTTCGAGATCGCCGACATCGGCCTGGTCGGCGACCTGTTCCAGCTCCTTCCGGAGTTGAGCTCCGCGCTGGGCTAA